The genome window AAATCATTCGTGATGACAAATCCAGAAGATATGTGATTCCGTCTGCTCCCGGCAAACGTTATCCGGAGGACGTCAAGGTGACGGACATGCTCTACAAATGCTACGGAGCGGCATTGCGGGAAAAGAAATTTACAGACCTTTTAGCGGACATTCAGGCGAGATATCAGGAGATTATCGATGAACTGGGTATTGACCTGAGCCTTGATAAAGAATTCGAGACCATACGGCAGGATTTTGGCAGAAAGATCGGCAGAGAGTACGCAGCTTCCCGTGGAGAATTCTTAAACGGAAAGATTATGGCGGCTTATCTGGGATTTGAGTTCATCGATGCGGCAGATGTGATCGCCTTTGATGAGAATGGAGATTTCCTTGCGGATAAGACCAATGAGCTGCTGACTGCAAGACTGGACGGCATCGATGGCGTCGTGATTCCCGGTTTTTATGGTGCGAAGCCGGACGGCAGTATTCAGACCTTCTCAAGAGGCGGTTCTGATGTGACCGGCTCTCTTGTGGCAAAGGCGATCCACGCCGATATGTACGAAAACTGGACCGATGTTTCCGGTTTCCTGATCGCAGATCCGCACATTATCAATAATCCGAAGGGAATTGAAGCGATTACTTACAAAGAACTGCGCGAGCTGGCCTATATGGGAGCCAGCGTTCTCCACGAGGACGCCATTTTCCCGGTAAGAAAAGAAGGAATTCCGATC of Roseburia hominis contains these proteins:
- a CDS encoding aspartate kinase is translated as MKKVVKFGGSSLADAAQFKKVGKIIRDDKSRRYVIPSAPGKRYPEDVKVTDMLYKCYGAALREKKFTDLLADIQARYQEIIDELGIDLSLDKEFETIRQDFGRKIGREYAASRGEFLNGKIMAAYLGFEFIDAADVIAFDENGDFLADKTNELLTARLDGIDGVVIPGFYGAKPDGSIQTFSRGGSDVTGSLVAKAIHADMYENWTDVSGFLIADPHIINNPKGIEAITYKELRELAYMGASVLHEDAIFPVRKEGIPINIRNTNRPEDKGTLIVEGTCRKPKYTITGIAGKQGFASITIEKAMMNSEVGFGRKVLGVFEDQGISFEHMPSGIDTMTIFVHQEEFEEHEQQVISGIHRAVQPDDIELESDLALIAVVGRGMRQTRGTAGRIFSALAHAHVNVKMIDQGSSELNIIIGVRNHDFEAAIQAIYDIFVNTQI